TGCGCCCTTCTCCAGACCGACCCTCTCCAGACCGCCCCTCTCCAAACCAGTAGGGCTGGCGCACATGGGCGATCTTCGGCACCAGGGGGCCGCCCTGGGCGTGCATGGGGGCCATGCCGCCGAGGCTCACCCCCGCCACGGTGGAGCCGTGGTAGGCGTTCTTGCGGCCGATCACCCACTGCTTGTCGGGCTGGCCCTTGAGCGCCCAGTAGCGGCGCACCATGCGCAGCACGGTATCGTTGGCCTCGGAGCCGGAACCGGTGAAGAAGACGTGGTTGACATGGGCGGGCGCCAGGCGGCAGAGGGTCTCGGCCAATTTGACCGCCGGAGGGTGAGCGGTCTTGAAGAAGCTGTTGTAGTAGGGAAGCTGGCGCATCTGCTCGGTGGCCGCTGCCACCAGCTCCTCGCGGCCATAGCCCAGGTTGACGCACCAGAGCCCCGCCATGCCGTCGAGGATGCGGTTGCCCTCGGAGTCGTGGATATAGACCCCCTCGGCGTGCTCGATGATGCGGCTGCCCTCCTCGCCCAGGGCCTTGAAGTCGGTGAAGGGGTGCAGGTAGTGGGCGCGATCCAGGGCCTGGTAGTCACGGGTATGCATGGGGGATCTCCAGATAGCGGGGCGTTCAGTCCACCCGGGGCGCGCGGGAGGCGGCCTGGCGGACGCGGCACGCCTCGGCGAAGGCGCGATAGAGGGCATCGTTCAGGGGGTGCTCACGGGGACGCCACTCGGGATGCCACTGCACGGCCAGGGCGAAGCCGGCGGCATCGGCCACCGACACCGCCTCGATCAGCCCGTCCGGGGCATGGGCCTCGGCCACAAGGCCCGCCCCCAGCTCGGCGATGCCCTGCTGGTGCAGGGAGTTGACCCGCGACCGGGGCTCGGGGTGCAGCGCCGCCAGGCGCCCGCCGGGCACCAGGGTGATCTCGTGGGCGGGGGCATACTGCACCTCGCGCTCCCCCGGGGGCTCGCGGTGGTCCTGCAGGCCGGGCACGCCCTGCACCGCCTGGTGAAGGGTGCCGCCGAAGGCCACGTTGAGCTCCTGGAAGCCCCGGCAGATGCCGAACAGCGGCAGGCCGAGGTCCAGCGCCGCGGGAATCCACACCAGGGCGGCCGCATCGCGGTGGCGGTCATCCCGGGTGTTCTCCGGCACCCGCTCGGCCCCGTAGCGGCGCGGCTCGACGTTGGTGTAGCTGCCGGTCAGCAGCAGACCATCGAGGCGGGCCAGCAGGGCGCGAGCGGCCTCGGGGTCGGCCTCCTGCTCCTCCCACACCGGCAGGATCACCGGCGACAGGCCGTAGTCCCACAGGGCGCGCAGGTACTTGTCGGTCACCATCTGGGCGGGATGGCCCTCCACCTCACGGTGGCAGGCGATCACCCCCACCAGGGGTCGGCTCTTCATCGCGTCTCTCCTCGTCGGAAGCGGACCGGGTGTTATGTTTTATTCACCATAACCACCTGTCGCCCGCTTTCCAAGGCGGACACTCCCCTCGATACGTAAATTATTTGACAACACCGGGCACCCCTACAAGGATAGGAGCCACAAGGATCACAACGCCAGAGGTGTGCCCATGCCTGCTCCCGACGATGTCCGGGCCTTCCTCGACGCCCACCCGGAGATCAACAGCGTCGACCTGCTGATCAGCGATCTCAACGGGGTGATGCGCGGCAAGCGCATCCCCCGGGAGAGCGTCACCAAGGCCTATACCAGCGGCATCGCCCTGCCCGCCTCGGTCTTCGCCCTGGACATCAACGGCCACACCATCGAGGAGACCGGGCTCGGCCTCGACAGCGGCGACGGCGACCGCCTCTGCCGACCGATCGACGGCAGCCTCAAGCCGGTGCCCTGGGTCGCCCGGGGCCATCAGGCCCAGCTGCTGATGACCATGGAGGAGTTCGACGGCTCCCCCTTTTTCGCCGACCCCCGCCAGCTGCTGGGCCGGGTGCTGGGTCGCCTGACCGCCCTGGGGCTGACCCCGGTGGTCGCCGTGGAGCTGGAGTTCTACCTGGTGGATCGCGAGCGCACCGCCGCCGGGCTGATCCAGCCGCCCTGCTCGCCGGTCAGCGGGGAACGCGCCAGCCAGAGTCAGCTCTACTCCATGCTGGAGCTCGACGAGTACGCCGACTTCCTCGAGGAAGTGCAGGCCGCGGCCCAGGTTCAGGGCCTGCCCCTGGACACCGCTCTCAAGGAGTGCGCCCCGGGGCAGTTCGAGATCAACCTGATCCACTGCGACGATGCGCTGGCGGCCTGCGACCACGCGGTGCAGCTCAAGCGCCTGATCAAGGGGGTCGCCCTGCGCCACGGCTTCGAGGCCACCTTCATGGCCAAGCCCTACGGCCAGGAGGCGGGCAACGGCATGCACGTGCATATCAGCCTGCTGGATGAGACGGGCCGCAATGTCTTCACCGAGCCGGGTGACGACCCCCTGGGCAGCCCGGCGCTGCGCCA
The Halomonas alkalicola DNA segment above includes these coding regions:
- a CDS encoding gamma-glutamyl-gamma-aminobutyrate hydrolase family protein; this encodes MKSRPLVGVIACHREVEGHPAQMVTDKYLRALWDYGLSPVILPVWEEQEADPEAARALLARLDGLLLTGSYTNVEPRRYGAERVPENTRDDRHRDAAALVWIPAALDLGLPLFGICRGFQELNVAFGGTLHQAVQGVPGLQDHREPPGEREVQYAPAHEITLVPGGRLAALHPEPRSRVNSLHQQGIAELGAGLVAEAHAPDGLIEAVSVADAAGFALAVQWHPEWRPREHPLNDALYRAFAEACRVRQAASRAPRVD
- a CDS encoding glutamine synthetase family protein, with translation MPAPDDVRAFLDAHPEINSVDLLISDLNGVMRGKRIPRESVTKAYTSGIALPASVFALDINGHTIEETGLGLDSGDGDRLCRPIDGSLKPVPWVARGHQAQLLMTMEEFDGSPFFADPRQLLGRVLGRLTALGLTPVVAVELEFYLVDRERTAAGLIQPPCSPVSGERASQSQLYSMLELDEYADFLEEVQAAAQVQGLPLDTALKECAPGQFEINLIHCDDALAACDHAVQLKRLIKGVALRHGFEATFMAKPYGQEAGNGMHVHISLLDETGRNVFTEPGDDPLGSPALRQAVAGLLALMPASMAICAPNLNAFRRFQAGLYVPLAPTWGFDNRSVALRIPAGARAARRIEHRVAGADANPYLLLAALLAAIHHGLAEGLEPPPPSVGNAYETTPPSLTNSWQQALDLLEANEILGEALGRDFLHVYLANRRAERAQALQAVSRLEYEWYLRQV